The Solanum lycopersicum chromosome 6, SLM_r2.1 genome has a window encoding:
- the LOC101266343 gene encoding calcium uniporter protein 6, mitochondrial → MWRNSCNLLKRTVTLVARTNTVNNGVRPFLGVDYKFGCYCGPTRMVGGYYFSSGSNGGGENKNGDSITHEEAKRLMRLVNVEELKWKLGMKNTEVIGYMDLLKACKNMGVAKTHDEAVGFARVLDEAGVILLFRDKVYLHPDKVVDEIRKAVPLALLPEDDPTIEELKILQEKKDKIDELAHRHVRRVLWAGLGAGLLQVGLFFRLTFWEFSWDVMEPIAFFTTSAGIVIGYAYFLVTSRDPSYQDVLKRLFLSRQRKLIKKHDFDIQRFVELQKKIKLPVNSQSSIKHRLGMELEPEDLLHGH, encoded by the exons ATGTGGAGAAATTCCTGTAATCTATTGAAACGGACAGTTACATTGGTTGCGAGGACAAATACGGTTAACAATGGGGTGAGGCCGTTTTTGGGTGTGGATTATAAGTTCGGGTGCTATTGTGGCCCGACCAGAATGGTGGGTGGGTACTATTTTAGCTCTGGGTCAAATGGGGGTGGGGAAAACAAGAATGGGGATAGTATTACTCATGAGGAAGCTAAGAGGTTGATGAGATTGGTGAATGTTGAGGAGCTGAAGTGGAAATTGGGGATGAAGAATACGGAGGTTATTGGGTATATGGATCTGTTAAAGGCGTGTAAGAATATGGGTGTGGCTAAAACCCATGATGAAGCTGTTGGTTTTGCTAGAGTTCTTGATGAGGCTGGTGTTATATTGCTATTCAGAGATAAAGTTTATCTTCATCCTGATAAG gTAGTGGATGAAATTAGAAAGGCAGTTCCCTTAGCACTTCTACCCGAAGATGACCCCACAATAGAAGAACTAAAGATTCTGCAAGAGAAGAAGGATAAAATAGATGAGCTTGCCCATAGGCATGTGCGTCGCGTTTTGTGGGCTGGTTTAGGGGCTGGCCTTTTGCAGGTTGGGCTCTTCTTCCGTCTTACGTTCTGGGAATTCTCTTGGGATGTGATGGAGCCAATTGCTTTTTTTACAACTTCTGCTGGAATAGTAATAGGTTATGCTTACTTCCTTGTTACTTCTAGAGACCCATCATACCAAGATGTGCTGAAGAGGCTTTTCCTCTCAAGGCAGAGGAAGCTGATCAAGaagcatgattttgatattcaGAGGTTTGTCgaattacaaaagaaaatcaaattacCAGTGAATAGTCAATCTTCCATTAAACATCGGTTAGGAATGGAGCTGGAACCCGAGGATCTTTTACATGGTCACTAA